CGATATTTTTCGATTGCGTTACCAAAGCCCAAACATTTGTAAAGAAAAAATGCTATCTTATATCTTAGCAAACAAATAAAGAATATACTTTATGACTACCCCGTCAAATGCAACTCCTTCTTTTGATTCTTCAAGACAAAGCGCCATCCGCTATGATACGTTTCTTGGCCCCATGTTCTTCGAACCCTATGCCATAGAGGTGGCGAAGCGTATCCCCTTTCCCACCGTTTCTGTTGCACTTGAGCTTGCCGCCGGTACGGGCCGTGTTACACGCCATATACGAAAGCAGATTCCGGATTCCGCCCGTCTCATCGCCTCAGATATTAATGAGGAGATGCTTACAGTCGCTAAGGAAAAATTAGGAAATCTGGATATTGAATGGCAAACTATAGATGCGCAACAGCTTCCCTTTAGCGACAGCAGTGTCGATTTGATTGTGTGTTGTTTCGGATACATGTTTGTTCCGGATAAGCCTAAAGCATTTGCAGAGGCATATCGTGTCTTAAGACAGGGAGGTCTGCTTTTGTTTACCACTTGGGATCAATTGGAGCATAATGCTGCGTCTTATATTTCCCGGATGGCAGCAAAGAAATATTGTGAAGAGATATTGGCTGAATCACATAACCTGGCCACTTCCATGAGTGATGAAGCCTGTATAAGACTGCTTTTGGAGCATGCAGGGTTTTTAAAAATAGCAATAGAAAAAGTACAAAAGAACTCCGTTTGCGCTACAGCAAGAGCGGCTGCGATCGGCCTTGTGCAAAATGGACCGCTTTTTGAAGCAATCAAAAAGCGGAACCCGGCATGGGTAGATGAGATCATAAATACAACGGAAGCCGAACTGTCTGAAAAATTTGGAGCTGCTCCGATGGTCGCCCCGATAAGTGCTGTAATCAGCCAGGCATGGAAATAATCTGGCTTAAATTTTCAGCCGGAATTCCGCCCTTTGCAATATCGGAATCCTGAGGAGTATGCGTCAACCGTATTTTGTATAACCCCTTCACCTTTATTCCTTTTCTAAATCACTTTCGGTAAACGTCCCCCTGCGGTGATGAAGTATTCCTGCAGTAGTGGCGTAGTATCACAATTGTGCTGACCGGAGCCTAGCTGGTTTCGCAGAATTCCTATCCTGGCAGCAGCAGGAATCCCCACAAATTGTTAAAGAATTTAAAAATTTATGTCAAGTATAGTTTACATATTGATAAGTTTACTTTACCTTTGAAAGACAATACCCAGCTTATGCATACAAAATTTTTATTGCCGCATCGTGCGCGTATATGGGGCTGGATGCTGGCCCTGCCCGCATTGCTACTGATGTTTTTTAACCTGCAAACAGGCTTCACCTTTTCGTTCTTGGATTATGCCGCGCGGGAGGTACAGCATATCGATTTTGACAATGGGCTTTTATATACTATCCAGTTTAACAACTTTACCGATGAGCTGGGCAGCATCTTGCTGATAACCGGCCTGCTGCTGGTGGCTTTTTCAAAGGAGAAGGATGAGGATGAGCGGATCACGCAGGTGCGACTGGAGTCGTTGCTATGGGCCACGCTGGTAAACGCGCTGCTTATCATCGGCTGCATTATACTGTTCTACAATCAGCTGTTCCTTAAAATAATGGCGTATAATATTTGCTCCACGCTTATTTTCTTTATTGTCCGCTTTAACCTGGTACTGTACCGGGAGCGAAGAAAAACAAATAAAGCAGATCTATGAAAAACACCATCCGTATAGAACGGGCTGTGCTCAACATCACACAGGCCGAGCTGGCTGAAAAAGTGCAGGTATCGCGGCAGACCATTAACGCCATCGAAAGCAATAAATACATTCCCTCCACCATTCTGGCATTGAAGATCGCAAGGGTCTTTCAAAAAAATGTAGAAGCAGTTTTTATACTGGAGCCGGAAGATTAAAAGCCTTTCGAAAAATCGAAAGGCTCAGTCCATAAATCAATTTGCAGATATACAGACCATTTAACGTAAAACAAATTAAAATCAAAAAAATGAAACATCGAAATTTAAAAATAGCAGGCATCCCACTGCTGGCCGCTGTTATCGCAGTTATCACCGGCGCAGCAGTTCTTTTTTCCTGTAAAAAGAGCATCGCTCCTTCAGCCGCGAAAAACGATATGACCGCAATTGAAAAGCTCACGGGCGGCCATTTATTAACAGGACCGGTAACGGTTGAAACCGGTAACGAAGGGCTTTTACTAAACGTGAACAACGGCGCTACGCAGATCCTCGTTTTGCGCACGGCCGGCAGTGCTCCGGCGCCATTGCATAATATGGCGGCGGCACAGGTGGTAGTATCCGCACACGGCGTTGCGGTAAAAGACCTGGCGAGCAACCAGGTATTTTTTCTTACCAATAATGATGGGCAAAGCATTGCCAATTTCAGTAAGGCGCAATCGCTGATAAAAACGCCTGCTTATAACGACCGTATCATAGGCACCACGGTTGTTCAAAGCAAAAAGAGCTAGTTAGCACCCTGCAAATTGATTGCCCCGGTTGTTCTCACAAGCCGGGGTTTTATTAATAAGGCGATATCAGGTTTAAGTCTAAAATTTGGAAGGAGGTAATAAATTTGCAACTTTACGGTGGTAATTGGGAAAAAGTGCAAAAAGCGGTCTTCGTCCAAATGCTTTGAAAAGTGAGACTTTTTTGACATACAGCTTTCTTAAACAATTGATTATAACAGAAAGTTTAAGTCCCGCCTGTCATAATACCCTTTTATTATTATTCCAGAATGAAATTCTGTTCCCCATTCGGGCTATCCTTATGATGATCCAAATACTCTTGAGCCATCTCATCCGTTATATTTCCCGTACTCCAGGCATCATAACCAATTCCCAAAAATGACCACCATAATAACGCCTGCGTAACTCCGAAAATTCATTCAATAGAAGTTTCGCACTCCGACCCTTTAAACGTCTCGCCAGATCGCTGATACTCAACTTCGGAGAACAATACGAATTAAATAAAAACCGGAACTTTCTAGATTTTTTT
The sequence above is a segment of the Niabella agricola genome. Coding sequences within it:
- a CDS encoding class I SAM-dependent methyltransferase, which produces MFFEPYAIEVAKRIPFPTVSVALELAAGTGRVTRHIRKQIPDSARLIASDINEEMLTVAKEKLGNLDIEWQTIDAQQLPFSDSSVDLIVCCFGYMFVPDKPKAFAEAYRVLRQGGLLLFTTWDQLEHNAASYISRMAAKKYCEEILAESHNLATSMSDEACIRLLLEHAGFLKIAIEKVQKNSVCATARAAAIGLVQNGPLFEAIKKRNPAWVDEIINTTEAELSEKFGAAPMVAPISAVISQAWK
- a CDS encoding transposase, which translates into the protein MSISDLARRLKGRSAKLLLNEFSELRRRYYGGHFWELVMMPGVREI
- a CDS encoding helix-turn-helix transcriptional regulator, with the translated sequence MKNTIRIERAVLNITQAELAEKVQVSRQTINAIESNKYIPSTILALKIARVFQKNVEAVFILEPED